The Culex quinquefasciatus strain JHB chromosome 2, VPISU_Cqui_1.0_pri_paternal, whole genome shotgun sequence genome contains the following window.
TTTCGGCCAAGGCAGCGCTGCTACAGCCCACCCAGTTGGATGTGGTCGAGGGAAGACTCGGAAATCTGGTCAAGACGATGAACGCCATCCAGGAGAAGTCATCCGCTAATGGACAGGACGCCAACCGGGAGCAGAAGATTCTCGAGCTGTACGATATCGCCAAGACGACTGAACCTATTGCGCAGATTCTGCCGGAAATGTTGCACCGAATGCAGACCCTGGAGTCGCTGCACAAATATGGTAAAGTTGAGCTAAGTGCttcatttgagaaattttgttttaacgCATTTGCGTCTTTTTCAGCTACCAACTTTAGCAAACTCTTTGCCGAGCTGGAGACCACTCAGGCCAGCATTGTGAACGGGATTGCTGCCAACAAGTCCCTGCTGACCGGCGTCGAGCAGGCCTTCAACTCAAACCTCGAGAATGTCAACAAGGAGGTAAAGAAGCTGGATGAACGTATGGCTGCGCTCCAGCAGAAGATGAAGTAGGTCGTCGACATTCCCCAGCGTCAGCGTCGTATCTAGCGTACTGCACTCTACTAAACTATGATTTGCATATTTAAGAACACTCATCATCCGCTGCTTCCGATTTGAAACCGGTGGCAcggaaattatatatttatttgaaGCTTATTAACCAATAAAAAGGGCATAAATCAACACTcagtttaaatttcattaattttatttcagtgaACGCAGAGTTCACAAtcgcagatttttaaaatcaattatcCTAATGTACTACCTTCATACATTCAACGTTAGCATATATATTAAAATCTAGTCTAGTCATTCGCAGTGTCCGTCTTGGGGTTCGAACCCGGTGCGGACGCAGCGGATGCTCGAACCGGCGCCGCCTTCACCGCCGCCGGTTGCACTCCCGCTGTCGCCCTCACCTTGGCCTCCTCTCAGAGATTTATGTTGGCGTAGTCGGGTTCGTTTTCGCCGCGCACGTACACGCTGCCGTGCTTGGCCATATACTTTTTGATGAACTCGCGGGCTTTGGTCCGCACCGAGTCCGACACGGTCAGTTCGTTGATTGTGTTGTCGCAGTGCTTCAGCTCCTTCAGAAGAACGAAATGCGTGAGCTGGAAGGAAATGGTGACGAACGATTAGAATGGGGACTTGTACGAACGAGCAAAACACACTCACCTTTCTGGCTAAATGCTTAAAGTCTTCCGTGTTGGTGATGCGACCGTTTTGGCAGGTGTCCTTGCGGTACGCCCCCAGATTTTGCACAATAACCCCGGCGATTTCGCCGCGGAACTTTTCCTTGATCTTCTTCGCCTCTTCGCTGTTCAGGTCCAACTTTTTCCGTTTTCCAATCTTGGACGAACTGCTGCTGCCCGCGCCACCGGACGGGCTTGACCGGAACGAACTCGACGCGCCACTTCCATCGCTGCCACCACCACCTGCCTCGGCCAGCTTCGCGGCGCGCTTCTTGCCCAGCCGTTGCTTGACCTTTTGCCACTCCTCGTACGGGgagattttcttcttcttcgtcaGCACGTCCAACTCGTCAACGATGCACTTGTCCTCGACGATCTTGTGCGACACCATCAGATCTGTGTCGTCCACTTCGGCCGCACTCGCCGAGGTCGAAGCAAACGAGCTGCTGAACGGACTGTCCAGCGACTTGTCCAGCATGCTGCGCGCCCGCATCCGTTTGGCCTCTTCCTTGCGTCGGCGGAGCTTTTCTTTGGTTTCCTTGTAGCGCTTCATCTCCATCTGGCCGTACAGCTTGTCCTCCTCCGTGCGGGGCTAGAAGAAAACACACGACGCGTCCGGTTAGCTTGGTACCAACGAGAACAAACTGGAAACTTACGCTGATGACCCGCTCCTGGACCAGTTTGTTGCTGTGTTTGCGCTTGCGGTGCTGCATCAGCTCTTCGGCCGTCTTTTCGAGCGACTCCGACAGCAGCTTCTCGCCGCTGCTGCTGGCCTGCGGGGACGAATCGCCCGCCTCCAGGTTCTTGATCGTTTTCGACAGGTCATCGTTCATGTCGTCCGGTTTGGCCAGCACGTCGTCTGAAAAGAAAGGCGTTTATTAGTGAAtcgttgatttgattttatcttCTTAGTTGAAACATACCCAGATTGAAGCAGGATTgttgctttttctttttcttcagcCCCTCGAGCTGCACGTTCAGGTACTCCTCCTCAGAGTCCTCGGTGTCGGTTGTGCTCGAGTCCGAACTCATCGAGATATCCTCGTCGCGCAGTCCTTGGCCCGTTCGGTTGGGGTTGACCTTCTTCGGGGGTTCCCACTGGGGCACGCGTAGCTTCACGTGGTAATAGTACAACCGGCCGCGTTCATCGATGGCGAACTTCCACAGCGGCGGCAAGTCCATCGGAGGTAGCTCGTAGTCGTCCGGATTGGTGGGCATGGGCGGGGGCAACACTTTGAAGTACATGTGACTGGGCGGTGTTGGCAGGAGTCGATCGTCCGCGGAGAAGTACTCGCCCGTGGCGGGATTCATCTTGGCCGGAACGTCATGGGGTGCGGTCATGTGGGGGTTCAGCCCAAACTTCATGCAGTTGTTTTCATGCTGCATCCACAGTTCCTTGTTCCGCCGTTCGGCTTCCTCGTGGGCGACCTTCATCTCGAACAGATGCCGACGCTGCTGCTTCGACAGGTTGTCCATTTTGGGCATCGCGATGGCTGTGGAGAGGGATCGATTTCGTTTGTGGAAGTTCAGCAGTTCGCGATCGTCCATCGACTTGCGGCGTTTCAGCTCACGTGATCGGTCCACCGAACGATCCTGGAGGAAGCGACTCGAAGAGTGCTGCCGCTGGGACGCGTCTTCGTCATCACCCAGCCCGAGTGCTTTGTAACGAAGATCGGCCTCACGCTCGTGTTCCTTCATCTGTTCGATGCGCTCCTTCTTCGGGATACGGAACACTTCCTTGAGATTGATccagctgatgagcagtttgcaGCACAGGATTCGAATCTGCGTGCCCAGTCGTTTCTCCTCCGGTGCGTTTTCATCTTCCGGTTCCGGAATCGCAATCGAGTCCATCAAAGCGACTGCCGATGGAATCACCTCTGTCGTGGGTTTCTCCTTTTCGGCGTCCTTCTCCGTGCACGCACTGCTGATGATTTCCTTGAGTTTTCCAAGATCGGCCAGTTTCAGCAGCTCCGGCATATTCTTCAGCACCTCTGCACTGCCAACGACTTCCTGTTTCTTGTCGGAACTCGTGTTGCTGTCGCTGCCACCGCCGTTACTGTCACTCGGCGAGCTGGTGCTGGAAGTTTCCTTCTCCTTTTCGACTGGCTTTTCCTTCTCCTTCTCCTTGATCTTCTCGATTTTGGCCCACTTTTCGATCGTTTGCAGAATCTTGCTGTCCTTTAGCATAGTTTTGTTCGGTATGGGCAGATGGTCCAGCGTGTCCAGGATTTGGATGCGGAACTTGAGATCCTCAATGGACTCGGTGGACTCGCAGATCCAACCGTACAGCAAGCGCAACCCGTGGTAGTCCAGGAAGAGACGCCGACACGGCAGTTCGCCACTTTGCAACAGCGTGAGCAGCCGGCTGCGGGACTTGATGTCCTTGGCGCGTACCATCAGTCGACAGAGCTTCAGCGTTTGCGCTTGGTTCTTCAGACCCGTCTTGAGCAGGTTGTTGATTTCCTTCTCCAGGTCGGGATCGTGGATTTGCAGGCGTCGCTTGATCGGACGTTCGATGCGCTTGCGAACCTTCTTGGGCTTTGGTTTCACCAGTTTATCATCAGCGGTGGGAATGTCCGCGATTGGCTGCTTCTCTGGTTCTCCTTCAACCGTGGGTTTCTTCGCTTCGTCGTCCACGTCCCCGCTAGCGACCACGGCCTTCTCAACGTCCACCTTGGCGGGTTCTTCGGGCACAGATACGGGGATCGCCGGAGTGACCGTTTCCGCTTCTTCCTCACTTTCTTCGACGTCCTCTTCCTCGTACTCGGACTCTCCATCGCTGCCCGGATCGCCTCCGATCCAACCGGTACAATTGTCCGCCTCGCAGTAACACTTTTGTGCCTTCCGGCCGTACCGTTGAAACTGATAGTCAAACGTGACTTCCTCTCCGGGAGAATGTACTTGGTGCTGAAGAATCCGATGCGTAGCTCACCATTGACGGTCCACTTCTGAGTCTCGGCGTTTGCGTCGCACGAGTGGTTGATGAACCGCGAGATGTTTCCTTTGGTGGTGGCGTCGATGATCGCATCGCTTCGCAACGCCATAAAGTAGTAGTGCTTGTTCTTCTCCTTGGAGTACAGTTCTGCCCGTTCGTCAAACTGTTCGCTGTTCAGCACCTCCCCCACATACTCCATTATAAACTCACCCGGAGCGATCTCCGTGCTGGCCTGAATACCAAAGCCCTTCTTTTCCGTTCGAAACACCTGGGTATTCGCGTACTCCAGCTTCTGGAAACGTTTGTTCGTACATCTCTCTCCAACAACGCAACGCGACCCGCACTCGATCATCAGCAGCTTGTTGAGACAGTCCTCGCCACATCCCAACTCCCCGCGATCCTTTTCCTCTTCCGTCAGGAAGCAATCGCACATCATCTTCTTCGCCTCCTTACTAATCACCTTATCACAGTGATACATATTCTCCCGAATCGTCTCGAACCGGCTCAGCTTCTCCTCCATGTCCCGCAGATACTCGTCCGACAGCTCAATGTTGGTCACGTTCACATCGCACTCGCCCTCTCCATCGCCCGTCGACACCACGTTGAAATTGCCCGTCAGCGCATCCTTCAGCACCTTCGACTCAATACCCACCGAAATGGTCGTCTTCTTCAGAAACCGGTCCCGGTCCTTGACCAACCCATGCCCGCTCGTTCGCTGCTTCTGCGAGCTTATCGTTTTGATGCGCGACGAACGCCGAATCGAGCTATCGTCCAGATCGACCTTCTGCTGCTCCTTCAAGCTGTCCATGGTCGAGTTCGAGTTGGAATCTTCGTTGGACAGTTCCTGCGAGGGTGGGGAAATTGTTTGCGCTGGTGGTGCCGGTTCCTCCTCCTGCTTCGGTTCCACCTCCGCTAGCGTAATGTTCTCGAACGCCTTCAGTGCCACTTC
Protein-coding sequences here:
- the LOC6037826 gene encoding LOW QUALITY PROTEIN: probable histone-lysine N-methyltransferase CG1716 (The sequence of the model RefSeq protein was modified relative to this genomic sequence to represent the inferred CDS: inserted 1 base in 1 codon; deleted 2 bases in 1 codon) codes for the protein MVRNTRTSIALKNASAATEEETPPPPPSTSTSQEAGDDEEVVERGSPRELMASGNEIDLPASLAASLSPSVLLQKLPVESGGRSSTGGGGARKGPRKKTQAAAPTRATRSRGKSSPVDDVEKEDSSDAGMVEVIEILDDESQSGKSVEIVSVNLEDELPCSLIVKGPGPSKTGSTSKKGECIVEAMDCDIDDTITIVDSKEDLAEENTFYVVVDKTDSVELVQPSTSSKKPEEEPPVEQDDKPEPPTRKSKRQVKVTNKYRDFVVDAPLPSSQVPYSDVKLARGNGGGRKSHVKEVEQVSICEDSSIGDQDSVSVVDDLGPDSPTLTIRPPMRTYSSGKKDKSATKYRRKSIKPGPKEVRTRKKADWSEQLEADETIELPGPDDMSDSTLTLHFDSSHFTDDEVIKYASPSPTEFYGWPDDEFDAAAAGPSTSTLSTISGFASDPCIFAELPAQLDEPIAEVQEPKVIKPVPKRRGRPPKSEQASPAISVAEEPARPAGSTFIKRSYKTTKPSPVALTPVTTVSPTDAATPVKTSTDLKPEVEQPEESQVPPAPALAEDVDTAVKIVEPTDVVVLQADEIINIPRRRRRIRGGRRPTPADGPPRRGRSRPDSSLDLDEDSPEESKSAEVVDIEQVEEIPAKEVVLEVIMSEEPAIVPEEPKIDTVVVQPPKKKSLPRLRNRKNQPHPHRRRPNPNRTPSAILRRKIDLTDPSRPNSAPGPRRLPSGPKRNRSQPNHRRRCLPNPRKTLLFWIRRKSFCQRKLRRTPLQLPPRKRRKSKEDETKTPKKAEKSQRSPIGTVPPRVTKVKEPRERSKDSARKDRDHSKPSSKDREKDKKRSSDGGKREKAPEEKKADSRRSTVEVDRKPVEKKPAEPEKKEKPATPVPEKPKLPEKPKKCFDMELQALEPIKKHRSADDSKRTKEKSLDKQRQRVEKKVEVPKKKLTELKQSKDAKPENSRSTDTSPVPSKHHGSSSSKKDASSQHRKRRKSVAGALLEDKAKDEPKRESLLEGVAPQDADKPEVKEEKFAEGEVKQEPEHPDAPRVATKASRKMYQNVEELQIVASSIESVPSENKVKPEVKPEDAQVQQIADEFDSSVQISGPRPEVALKAFENITLAEVEPKQEEEPAPPAQTISPPSQELSNEDSNSNSTMDSLKEQQKVDLDDSSIRRSSRIKTISSQKQRTSGHGLVKDRDRFLKKTTISVGIESKVLKDALTGNFNVVSTGDGEGECDVNVTNIELSDEYLRDMEEKLSRFETIRENMYHCDKVISKEAKKMMCDCFLTEEEKDRGELGCGEDCLNKLLMIECGSRCVVGERCTNKRFQKLEYANTQVFRTEKKGFGIQASTEIAPGEFIMEYVGEVLNSEQFDERAELYSKEKNKHYYFMALRSDAIIDATTKGNISRFINHSCDANAETQKWTVNGELRIGFFSTKYIXPGEEVTFDYQFQRYGRKAQKCYCEADNCTGWIGGDPGSDGESEYEEEDVEESEEEAETVTPAIPVSVPEEPAKVDVEKAVVASGDVDDEAKKPTVEGEPEKQPIADIPTADDKLVKPKPKKVRKRIERPIKRRLQIHDPDLEKEINNLLKTGLKNQAQTLKLCRLMVRAKDIKSRSRLLTLLQSGELPCRRLFLDYHGLRLLYGWICESTESIEDLKFRIQILDTLDHLPIPNKTMLKDSKILQTIEKWAKIEKIKEKEKEKPVEKEKETSSTSSPSDSNGGGSDSNTSSDKKQEVVGSAEVLKNMPELLKLADLGKLKEIISSACTEKDAEKEKPTTEVIPSAVALMDSIAIPEPEDENAPEEKRLGTQIRILCCKLLISWINLKEVFRIPKKERIEQMKEHEREADLRYKALGLGDDEDASQRQHSSSRFLQDRSVDRSRELKRRKSMDDRELLNFHKRNRSLSTAIAMPKMDNLSKQQRRHLFEMKVAHEEAERRNKELWMQHENNCMKFGLNPHMTAPHDVPAKMNPATGEYFSADDRLLPTPPSHMYFKVLPPPMPTNPDDYELPPMDLPPLWKFAIDERGRLYYYHVKLRVPQWEPPKKVNPNRTGQGLRDEDISMSSDSSTTDTEDSEEEYLNVQLEGLKKKKKQQSCFNLDDVLAKPDDMNDDLSKTIKNLEAGDSSPQASSSGEKLLSESLEKTAEELMQHRKRKHSNKLVQERVISPRTEEDKLYGQMEMKRYKETKEKLRRRKEEAKRMRARSMLDKSLDSPFSSSFASTSASAAEVDDTDLMVSHKIVEDKCIVDELDVLTKKKKISPYEEWQKVKQRLGKKRAAKLAEAGGGGSDGSGASSSFRSSPSGGAGSSSSSKIGKRKKLDLNSEEAKKIKEKFRGEIAGVIVQNLGAYRKDTCQNGRITNTEDFKHLARKLTHFVLLKELKHCDNTINELTVSDSVRTKAREFIKKYMAKHGSVYVRGENEPDYANINL